The Chitinophagales bacterium genome has a segment encoding these proteins:
- a CDS encoding inositol monophosphatase, translated as MINLKHILYDVLSVVQNAGQFIRQETGNITATDVETKSLNSLVTFVDKQAEQILVKGLQKIIPASTFLTEENTIAEQQGEYKWIIDSLDGTTNFIHAIPVFAVSVALQYRNQTILGVVLEVNRNECFYAITDDNAYCNQQIIKVSNTKNLQDSLIATGFPYYDYQHTKAYLDTLYYFMKNTRGMRRLGAAAVDLAYVACGRFDAFFEYSLAPWDVAAGAFIVQQADGQVLDFHGKDNYLFGKTIIASNALLDKAMLQTIQQYFNIS; from the coding sequence ATGATAAATTTAAAACATATATTATATGATGTATTATCAGTAGTGCAAAATGCTGGTCAGTTTATTAGACAGGAAACTGGTAATATTACTGCTACAGATGTTGAAACCAAGAGTTTAAATAGTTTGGTTACTTTTGTTGATAAACAAGCAGAACAGATTTTAGTTAAAGGACTTCAAAAAATTATTCCTGCTTCTACATTTCTTACCGAAGAAAATACCATTGCAGAGCAACAAGGCGAGTATAAATGGATTATTGATTCTTTAGACGGAACTACTAATTTTATACATGCTATTCCAGTGTTTGCTGTTTCAGTAGCATTGCAATATCGTAATCAAACGATATTGGGTGTTGTGTTAGAAGTCAATAGAAATGAATGTTTTTATGCTATAACAGATGATAACGCCTACTGTAATCAACAAATAATAAAAGTAAGTAATACTAAAAATCTACAGGATAGTTTAATTGCTACAGGTTTTCCTTATTACGATTATCAACATACTAAAGCATACTTGGATACACTCTATTACTTTATGAAAAATACTAGAGGCATGCGACGATTAGGTGCTGCAGCTGTAGACTTAGCTTATGTTGCTTGTGGTAGATTTGATGCTTTTTTTGAATACAGTTTAGCACCTTGGGATGTTGCTGCTGGTGCATTTATTGTACAACAAGCAGACGGACAAGTGCTAGACTTTCATGGAAAAGACAACTATCTTTTTGGAAAAACGATTATAGCATCTAATGCATTACTAGATAAAGCAATGTTACAAACTATTCAGCAGTATTTTAATATCAGTTAA
- the rsmI gene encoding 16S rRNA (cytidine(1402)-2'-O)-methyltransferase has protein sequence MLYIVPTPIGNLEDITLRAINVLKSVDIILAEDTRTSKVLLNHYLITTSLKPYHKDNEHKIVESIIHQLQQGTTMALISDAGTPSISDPGFLLVRACKQNNIAIECLPGATAFVPALVQSGFPSDAFVFEGFLPHKKGRQKKWLELQQESRTIILYESPYRIIKLLEEATQYLYENTQVSISREITKKFEEHISGTIDEVWNHFQEHQPKGEFVVLFYTPKK, from the coding sequence ATGCTTTATATTGTACCAACGCCAATAGGTAATCTCGAAGATATTACGCTTAGAGCAATTAATGTGTTAAAATCTGTAGATATAATTTTGGCAGAAGATACAAGGACCTCAAAGGTGTTACTTAATCACTATTTAATTACTACAAGCTTAAAACCATATCATAAAGACAATGAACATAAAATAGTAGAAAGTATTATTCATCAACTTCAGCAAGGTACAACGATGGCATTAATTAGTGATGCAGGAACTCCAAGTATTTCTGATCCTGGATTTTTGTTGGTTCGTGCTTGTAAACAAAATAATATTGCAATAGAATGTTTGCCTGGTGCTACAGCATTTGTTCCTGCATTGGTACAATCTGGTTTTCCTAGTGATGCTTTTGTATTTGAAGGATTTTTACCTCATAAAAAAGGAAGACAAAAAAAATGGCTAGAATTACAACAGGAGAGTAGAACAATTATATTGTACGAATCGCCTTATAGAATTATAAAATTACTAGAAGAAGCTACGCAGTATTTATACGAAAATACGCAAGTAAGTATTAGTCGAGAGATTACTAAGAAGTTTGAAGAACATATCTCTGGAACAATTGACGAAGTATGGAATCATTTTCAAGAACATCAACCTAAAGGAGAATTTGTAGTACTTTTTTATACACCTAAAAAATGA
- a CDS encoding CHAP domain-containing protein has product MKYLKSVGLLFFILALSVSGYSQKIGDVIDTYNGVDVYYNGVDYLKSQGRHYAKDGYYYGQKWQCVEFIKRYMYDAHQHKFPNGMGHAYSFISLLYNQGELNKERGMYQYYNDDNVKPKVDDIMVFPYSEYGHVCIVTKVTDNSVEVIQQNIIEGTRATYPLTYKNGRYSVGDNFKRPAGWLRLPKFN; this is encoded by the coding sequence ATGAAATATTTGAAAAGCGTAGGATTATTATTTTTTATTTTAGCATTAAGCGTTTCTGGTTACTCACAAAAAATTGGCGATGTAATAGACACTTACAATGGTGTTGATGTATATTACAACGGTGTTGATTATTTAAAATCTCAAGGTAGACACTATGCAAAAGATGGCTATTATTATGGTCAGAAATGGCAATGTGTTGAATTTATTAAACGATATATGTATGATGCACATCAACATAAATTTCCAAATGGAATGGGTCATGCATACTCTTTTATCAGTTTATTATACAATCAAGGAGAATTGAATAAAGAAAGAGGCATGTATCAATATTATAATGATGATAATGTAAAACCAAAAGTAGATGATATTATGGTTTTTCCTTATTCTGAGTATGGTCATGTTTGTATTGTTACTAAAGTAACCGATAATAGTGTTGAAGTTATTCAACAAAATATTATTGAAGGAACAAGAGCCACCTATCCATTAACTTATAAAAATGGTAGATACTCTGTTGGCGATAATTTTAAACGACCAGCTGGTTGGTTACGCTTGCCAAAGTTTAACTGA
- a CDS encoding DUF308 domain-containing protein — translation MENNIFRTVRNAIKHWYLFLLIGLIFIITGVYTFTKPLEAYITLSIIFSISFLVSGISEIAFAITNKNEIHNWGWSLVFGILTFIVGIMLIMNPAISITTLPFYVGFLVMFRAINAISYAIDLKSYGVLDWGNLLVLGILGLLFAFILLWNPLFAGLSIVVWTAIAFITIGVYNVYLSLKMKKLKNN, via the coding sequence ATGGAAAATAACATTTTTAGAACAGTAAGAAATGCAATTAAACACTGGTACTTATTCTTATTAATTGGATTAATATTTATAATAACAGGTGTTTATACTTTTACAAAACCTCTAGAAGCTTATATTACACTAAGCATAATCTTTAGTATCTCCTTTTTAGTATCTGGTATTTCAGAAATTGCCTTTGCTATTACCAACAAAAACGAAATTCACAATTGGGGTTGGTCACTAGTATTTGGTATACTTACATTTATTGTTGGTATTATGCTAATTATGAATCCAGCAATATCAATTACAACACTACCATTTTATGTTGGTTTTTTAGTAATGTTTAGAGCCATTAATGCTATTAGCTATGCTATCGACTTAAAATCTTATGGTGTTTTAGATTGGGGAAATTTACTAGTACTAGGAATATTAGGACTATTATTTGCCTTTATTTTACTTTGGAATCCATTATTTGCTGGATTATCAATAGTAGTTTGGACTGCCATAGCATTTATAACAATTGGAGTATATAATGTATATCTTTCCTTGAAAATGAAGAAGTTAAAGAACAACTAA